One part of the Mya arenaria isolate MELC-2E11 chromosome 3, ASM2691426v1 genome encodes these proteins:
- the LOC128227176 gene encoding PDZ domain-containing protein 8-like, whose amino-acid sequence MILAAVLVSFILGAMVTLVTQWLFARQWFYKQPCLLPPYREQHHKIELPKPLSQNLSDGKKRGSTRDSGAPSETSSPSLDRASDQGLILNILTHFLFNELKDTARVRRWMARKLNVEFEEMLTSTTGKFMNQIQVRDFSFGSCFPTVKAVELISVEMDKEKDFIKKADIALDIDYEGGFRLTLDVDIIFGAWAYLSILVTQLSGRARLQMSRTPTTHWSFSFYDDPRMDFEVDSRFNGRPIPQISSLIINQIKRTIRKKHVLPSYKMRYKPLFIKPEVSFVEHDICFRGNRLGRGKLSVKVLRCSRLQELDRNSKLYCTLSVDKESMEDVWKQSWRALTITLKPTTNHGLSLKEQLSGDKTEKKRVVIDSVLPASPAAEAGLCRGDIIEFICNVRVLSVKHANKQIKLASDLLTFAVKRHQSRMSLEADQQFLDSESLTDLEFEIKDSDLDNNDDAGDFININLKESPKVSNNSSNSNTNAVDNVAMPSKPESQKLSEKLGRKIQSGKRKLLGMRGNGQSHEGDRNTGNSVDSKGVAIDEDIGSGTNFGTSPSAGEIRNGSQSAKSSPLKQVKVDKRQRAFSDTSLNRQNLDGDSGSVSSDAGSYGNHLQELRAGEISTRELEFGTDPEWNEEFEFACTDEDRYVNVCVWCRLLQVGRATKQPIERMKDPELVKQTPPTDELPYYNVTTKIGYVSIPLSDIVAGCLLTLQGDTQYTIYLHPPEETITATRAKVAYASHAGFDRTICQGDITLSFAHQPFKEVEKKERRKIINNVLNPPPQRLRAMSVPLVSREGQHKFIICQFPSGTYCQFCGKKIWLKGGLQCRTCKMICHKKCVDKCNTQTKCTKEGPKIASRPNEPWVAPVRGGTSSGDQDREEKEGKQTVGHRGGKLAGGQSAATKFFKGLRPKEQQSLPLNIPYSKSQQGHVGSSQSHSPMGSPSPYSMGGDGGDGKLKVSSIRKNTSAKSLSDRGEDDSDEDLATRYRHSNYSLDDNIVIEAKEKGKELYSNLSLPERKKTLDEMVTKLQSQIDNDSEFKAELLKALDESGETEVKRRLSQQLDKCDEKMEALMMMMVHYCAGLQHCLDQEEAHKRLLSMTDETVAEDEIDESEESLASPMAPTDGGIEIVEEGETLTISPSAEVSASPGPGLSAPPRVGPDAEDMGIQFMITETD is encoded by the exons ATGATCCTAGCAGCAGTGTTGGTCTCTTTTATACTTGGAGCGATGGTCACTCTAGTTACTCAGTGGTTGTTTGCAAGACAGTGGTTTTACAAGCAACCCTGTCTGTTGCCGCCTTACAGGGAACAGCATCATAAAATTGAACTCCCAAAG CCACTGTCACAGAACTTGTCAGATGGAAAGAAGAGAGGGAGCACCAGAGATTCAGGAGCACCATCAGAGACCTCGAGCCCGAGTCTTGACAGAGCTAGTGATCAGGGTCTCATTCTCAATATTCTGactcattttcttttcaatgaaCTGAAGGACACTGCAAGAGTTAGAAG ATGGATGGCAAGGaaattaaatgttgaatttgAAGAGATGCTGACATCTACAACAGGAAAATTCATGAATCAGATTCAG GTACGAGACTTCAGTTTTGGTTCCTGTTTCCCAACAGTTAAGGCTGTGGAGCTGATCAGTGTAGAAATGGACAAAGAGAAAGATTTTATAAAG AAAGCAGACATAGCCCTTGACATTGACTACGAGGGTGGTTTCCGACTAACCCTTGATGTGGACATCATATTTGGGGCGTGGGCTTACCTGTCAATTCTAGTTACCCAATTGTCGGGCCGTGCGAGGCTCCAGATGTCTCGAACCCCTACCACTCATTGGTCATTCTCCTTCTACGAC GACCCAAGAATGGATTTTGAAGTTGATTCCAGATTTAATGGTCGGCCCATTCCACAGATTTCTTCATTGATTATAAACCAG ATAAAAAGGACTATTAGGAAGAAACACGTTTTGCCAAGCTATAAGATGAGATACAAGCCATTGTTCATTAAGCCAGAGGTGTCGTTTGTTGAACATGACATTTGTTTCCGTGGCAACAGGCTTGGACGAGGCAAATTATCCGTTAAAGTACTGAGGTGTAGCCGTCTACAGGAGTTGGATCGAAACAGTAAACTGTACTGTACTCTGTCTGTTG acAAGGAGTCCATGGAAGATGTCTGGAAGCAGAGTTGGAGGGCCCTCACCATAACCTTGAAGCCTACGACCAACCATGGACTCTCACTAAAAGAG CAATTATCTGGAGACAAGACAGAGAAGAAGAGGGTGGTTATTGATAGTGTTTTGCCTGCTAGCCCTGCCGCGGAAGCCGGCCTCTGTAGG GGTGACATTATTGAGTTCATCTGCAATGTGCGAGTGTTATCTGTAAAGCATGCCAACAAGCAGATAAAGCTTGCCTCCGACCTTCTAACCTTCGCTGTAAAACGACACCAAAGCCGTATGAGCCTAGAGGCTGACCAGCAGTTCCTTGACTCGGAATCGCTCACAGATTTAGAG tttgaaattaaagattcaGACTTAGACAATAATGATGATGCGGGTGATTTCATCaacatcaatttgaaagaaTCCCCCAAGgtcagcaacaacagcagcaacagtaACACCAACGCTGTCGACAATGTCGCCATGCCAAGCAAACCAGAGTCACAGAAACTCAGTGAAAAATTGGGAAGGAAAATTCAATCTGGCAAGCGTAAACTTCTTGGAATGCGTGGGAATGGGCAGAGTCATGAGGGGGACAGAAATACTGGAAATTCTGTGGACAGTAAGGGTGTGGCCATTGATGAAGACATTGGGTCTGGTACGAATTTTGGAACCAGTCCATCCGCTGGTGAAATAAGGAATGGTTCGCAGAGCGCTAAGTCATCACCACTCAAACAAGTGAAGGTTGATAAGCGACAAAGAGCGTTCAGTGATACAAGTCTGAATAGG CAAAACCTTGATGGAGACTCTGGCAGTGTGTCGAGTGATGCTGGTAGTTATGGCAACCATTTACAAGAATTACGAGCTGGTGAAATCTCCACTAGAGAGTTGGAATTTGGCACT GATCCCGAGTGGAATGAGGAGTTTGAATTTGCCTGTACAGATGAGGATCGTTACGTGAACGTGTGTGTCTGGTGTCGTTTGCTGCAGGTCGGCAGGGCAACAAAACAACCAATCGAAAGGATGAAAGATCCGGAACTTGTTAAACAGACACCACCAACAGATGAACTTCCATACTACAATGTGACCACAAAAATAGGATAT GTTAGTATCCCCTTATCTGACATAGTGGCAGGCTGCCTGCTGACGTTACAAGGTGACACACAGTACACGATATATCTCCATCCCCCGGAAGAAACCATCACAGCCAC AAGAGCCAAAGTAGCGTATGCGAGCCATGCTGGGTTTGACCGCACCATTTGCCAAGGGGACATCACACTGTCGTTTGCACACCAACCGTTTAAGGAGGTGGAGAAGAAGGAGAGAAGGAAGATTATTAACAATGTACTTAACCCGCCACCCCAAAGACTGAGGGCCATGTCTGTCCCACTGGT ATCCAGAGAGGGCCAGCACAAGTTCATTATATGTCAGTTTCCATCTGGGACATACTGCCAGTTTTGTGGGAAAAAG ATCTGGCTCAAGGGCGGTCTACAGTGCCGTACTTGTAAGATGATCTGCCATAAGAAGTGTGTGGACAAGTGCAATACCCAGACCAAATGTACAAA GGAAGGCCCCAAGATTGCCAGCAGGCCCAATGAACCTTGGGTTGCCCCAGTAAGGGGCGGGACTAGCAGTGGGGACCAAGACAGGGAAgaaaaagaaggaaaacaaacaGTGGGGCACCGTGGAGGGAAATTGGCAGGTGGCCAAAGTGCTGCCACAAAGTTCTTCAAGGGGCTGAGACCTAAAGAACAACAATCATTGCCACTCAATATTCCCTACAGTA AGTCTCAGCAAGGGCATGTAGGGTCAAGCCAGAGTCACAGCCCCATGGGGAGCCCCAGCCCCTACTCCATGGGTGGGGACGGAGGGGACGGAAAACTGAAGGTCTCCAGCATAAGAAAGAACACCTCTGCCAAGTCACTGTCTGACAGG GGCGAGGATGACTCTGACGAAGACCTGGCCACCCGATATCGCCATTCAAACTACAGTCTGGATGATAACATTGTAATAGAGGCAAAGGAAAAGGGGAAGGAACTTTACTCGAATCTCTCACTTCCTGAACGCAAGAAAACACTTGACGAAATG GTGACGAAGCTGCAATCTCAGATTGACAATGATTCCGAGTTCAAGGCGGAGCTGCTTAAAGCGCTGGATGAGAGCGGTGAAACTGAGGTGAAAAGGAGGCTGTCTCAGCAGCTTGACAAATGTGACGAGAAAATGGAGGCTctcatgatgatgatggtcCATTACTGTGCGGGGCTACAGCATTGTCTGG ACCAGGAAGAGGCGCACAAGAGGTTGCTCAGCATGACAGATGAGACTGTGGCGGAGGACGAGATAGACGAATCTGAGGAGAGTCTAGCCAGCCCCATGGCCCCTACAGATGGAGGGATTGAGATAGTGGAGGAGGGGGAAACGCTGACTATTTCCCCTAGTGCGGAGGTATCTGCTTCCCCTGGGCCAGGGCTGTCTGCTCCCCCAAGAGTGGGACCTGATGCCGAAGATATGGGTATACAGTTCATGATCACTGAAACTGACTGA
- the LOC128229416 gene encoding uncharacterized protein LOC128229416, whose protein sequence is MCTIRGQIGNARGCRRSLRTFKSNMRRPSQMLMATAMRYVPGKLPTTHDSTAFPAGYNMQNAKLCTHAILEAGIQMIHKSSIAYGLTKCIELYRNFQVVYREDDDVETEEFAVACICEKR, encoded by the exons ATGTGCACGATTCGTGGCCAGATCGGGAATGCCCGGGGGTGCCGGAGAAGTTTGCGCACATTCAAGAGCAATATGAGAAGACCATCGCAAATGTTGATGGCAACAG CAATGCGCTATGTCCCTGGGAAACTGCCTACAACACACGATTCGACCGCGTTCCCTGCAGGATACAATATGCAGAATGCAAAACTCTGCACGCATGCAATTTTAGAAGCAGGAATCCAAATGATTCACAAATCATCAATCGCTTACGGGCTGACTAAGTGTATAGAACTATACAGAA ACTTCCAGGTGGTATATCGCGAGGACGATGACGTTGAGACAGAGGAGTTCGCAGTAGCCTGTATCTGCGAAAAACGATG a
- the LOC128229214 gene encoding uncharacterized protein LOC128229214, giving the protein MSLVSVTLLVVLVTISAHVHDSLPDRECPGVPEKFAHIQEQYEKTIANVDDNSNALCPWETAYNTDYYRVPCRIQYAVCVTRHTCNFTFENPVRPGIINRLRAETKCTEVYRSFRVVYHYDDFFPWETTEDFAVACICEKR; this is encoded by the exons ATGTCGTTAGTGTCAGTCACCCTACTGGTAGTGCTCGTTACAATAAGTGCCCATGTGCACGATTCGTTGCCAGATCGGGAATGTCCAGGGGTGCCGGAGAAGTTTGCGCACATTCAAGAGCAATATGAGAAGACCATCGCAAATGTTGATGACAACAG CAATGCGCTATGTCCCTGGGAAACTGCGTACAACACTGACTACTACCGCGTCCCCTGCAGAATACAATATGCAGTGTGCGTAACTCGGCACACCTGCAACTTTACATTCGAGAATCCAGTGCGTCCGGGGATCATCAACCGCTTACGGGCTGAGACTAAGTGTACAGAAGTATACAGAA GCTTCCGGGTGGTATATCACTATGACGACTTTTTCCCATGGGAGACGACAGAGGATTTCGCAGTAGCCTGTATCTGCGAAAAAAGATG A